A region from the Burkholderiales bacterium genome encodes:
- a CDS encoding DUF4157 domain-containing protein yields MSLAPLASQAKTKSAEPLVQRKRDCCADETSETGLPRFLGGAQAKLAVGARDDPFEREADAISQAVTRGESLSPRYMSAGAPAVQRLCAECAEEQGEEETDVVQRDAAQAEGVSASNHAQASPGNGAPLAPPVRERLESSMGLDLSSVRVHSDPGSRSLARSLNAKAFTHGNDIWIGPQQSADDVSLMAHEVAHVVQQTSGRATPDRVQRAPADYRHPEDGGGVAARMQAKISKEVDDSDSDDGGGGDGKDATDGATRQHEARSATSKIDRGELATKRAEVEPGARPDVDRPAAEAPKVQEAKAEVQAEASTPGEPIAEGKGKGGGGPAAGGEAAAAAGAAAGLAEAAAGGGGFAGGGGVTMVVPPAPVVPADKGGQPLPASPDVDAQVASLAQAAQSMRSEGSRVRSLAAEERANAGALSANIGLVQSGVAQATAGVAKSNAHLAFRRDLAGKAREGLAISEEKAATVAAEAPNYSSKADEGKAESGPMASEAGSLSAENAANTPDDPEAAAKAAEQGGQMNQAGADIGTTDSAISQTQTKAGDLAAEAAQAQQTNTATRGKLDGMDATLASTGDKLAQMSAQNADAQAQAQALASAPQQQTQAAGAIDERGASIMSTSDDMEQRLHAVQQNYAAAMAAVPAEEEPPPMPAEDEAPAPEQAAPTVVQRTPEAANDDSIDGVVQLAPDSGVQPPENPRPQPEPPAEEPDAGGADAGAAEEEPPAEEPPPEEPAVEEAPPEVEAEAAPPEEPEAFGPPTAEEAAAAAEGEGGGEGEGEEALPAEEAPQEEAGPAPGERKKIDLAGDVAKALPSWLTGVETPNEKQRAEAVEAANAKRAAEIEEIEKSKAGGFDALSATDKMGIALRLTGRNLFGSVGNIKWPGIGHLAIGIIDPRGPLMGVVSGLGMMVSGAANLFSAEQWSKDPLGNLLKSAADIATGLTIILGSITALAGVIIAIMTAITILSLGTAAPITGPVIAFCTTVLTTVGGWTIAVGKVALVLQALVFIKNLIDAACASTAAELQGQADKMTENAGDAANVLMQMGMAKASQMGAKAATAEIQAAGGGVKYAAQMGAKAGVGLRSGVGAVGRGAKAVGKTIMGGPKAIAGAVGRGVAAGGKAVGKGIVAGAKATGKGIVAGAKAVGKGLAAGGKAVASGAKAVVAGAKALPGKIVSGAKAVAGGVKALPGKVVSGAKALASGAKALPGKIASGVKAIPGKLGKAKDALKARAAESRKFLVGEGVEGFKGARAAAKEARKEIWDKARAPGGPLAGTTKAVGEAAEGAEAKAVGVADDTQAAAAADDAKAAGAADEAKAGKTAAADDAAKAENGKVPNEELTPQQAGKEVDDLANHPEQFEGTPPNRQRKMGDHEWREQPDGSFCRFSPTRYCVDSPKLRNEYIGETRKTVDEAREAVQAAEKRAQEAKQAAADAAEARKLEDPADIKFMRDSAREADKKAAQAGKEFERETKAAKKLEKQGKTAEAKAARERADAAGKQREQFENEAQGWRNESRKPQRAKAEWKKAKAQEARAAKDLEELEASLKRQESYAKELDDIAKREQEIIHGPKAKVRHQEPPMASAEGKELMDLRAKAEKLKRQLSDEIESAKGFQPGAREALRGGTPFKGAGGTERRIAFQKAVRERYAAEGRNPAAGHGIDYVTGEELPYDLLSPDHITPVAEIMDMPGFGRLPRADQLEILDMPENMAWLRRSLNSSKQDARLAEWAKSRPDLRGTVDVSKLRQIEADARAAVKAEIAARLKRLQGP; encoded by the coding sequence GTGAGCCTCGCGCCGCTCGCGTCGCAAGCGAAGACGAAGAGCGCCGAGCCGCTCGTCCAGCGCAAGCGCGACTGCTGCGCCGACGAAACGAGCGAAACCGGCCTGCCGCGCTTTCTCGGCGGCGCCCAGGCGAAGCTCGCGGTCGGCGCGCGCGACGATCCGTTCGAGCGCGAAGCCGACGCGATCTCGCAGGCGGTGACGCGCGGCGAATCGCTGAGCCCGCGCTACATGAGCGCCGGCGCGCCTGCGGTGCAACGACTCTGCGCCGAATGCGCCGAAGAGCAGGGCGAGGAAGAAACCGATGTCGTGCAGCGCGACGCCGCGCAAGCCGAAGGCGTGAGCGCATCGAACCACGCGCAGGCAAGCCCGGGCAACGGCGCGCCGCTCGCGCCGCCCGTGCGGGAACGGCTCGAAAGCTCGATGGGCCTCGATCTCTCCAGCGTGCGCGTGCACAGCGATCCCGGATCGCGCAGCCTCGCGCGCAGCCTCAACGCGAAAGCGTTCACGCACGGCAACGACATCTGGATCGGCCCGCAGCAAAGCGCCGACGACGTCTCGCTGATGGCGCACGAGGTCGCGCACGTGGTGCAGCAGACGAGCGGCCGCGCCACACCCGACCGCGTGCAGCGCGCGCCCGCCGACTATCGCCATCCCGAAGACGGTGGCGGCGTCGCGGCGCGCATGCAGGCGAAGATCTCCAAGGAAGTCGACGACAGCGATAGCGACGATGGCGGCGGCGGCGACGGGAAGGATGCGACCGACGGCGCGACCCGGCAGCACGAGGCGCGCAGCGCGACTTCGAAGATCGACCGCGGCGAGCTTGCGACCAAGCGCGCCGAAGTCGAGCCCGGCGCGCGCCCCGACGTCGATCGCCCCGCCGCCGAAGCGCCGAAAGTGCAGGAAGCCAAAGCGGAGGTCCAGGCCGAAGCGAGCACGCCGGGCGAGCCGATCGCCGAAGGCAAAGGCAAAGGCGGCGGCGGTCCCGCGGCCGGCGGCGAAGCCGCGGCCGCAGCCGGCGCGGCCGCGGGACTTGCCGAGGCCGCGGCGGGCGGTGGCGGTTTCGCGGGCGGCGGCGGCGTGACCATGGTGGTTCCGCCCGCGCCGGTCGTGCCGGCCGACAAAGGCGGCCAGCCGCTGCCGGCAAGCCCGGACGTCGACGCGCAGGTCGCCTCGCTCGCGCAGGCCGCGCAATCGATGCGCAGCGAAGGCTCGCGCGTGCGCTCGCTCGCCGCCGAGGAGCGCGCGAACGCGGGCGCGCTCTCCGCCAACATCGGACTCGTGCAGAGCGGCGTCGCGCAGGCCACGGCCGGGGTCGCGAAGTCGAACGCGCACCTCGCGTTCAGGCGCGATCTCGCGGGCAAGGCGCGCGAAGGGCTGGCGATCTCCGAAGAGAAAGCGGCGACGGTCGCGGCGGAAGCGCCGAACTATTCGTCGAAGGCCGACGAAGGCAAAGCCGAGTCGGGGCCGATGGCGTCCGAAGCGGGCTCGCTGTCGGCGGAGAACGCCGCGAACACGCCCGACGATCCCGAAGCCGCCGCCAAGGCCGCCGAGCAGGGCGGCCAGATGAACCAGGCCGGCGCGGACATCGGTACCACCGACAGCGCGATCTCGCAGACCCAGACCAAGGCCGGCGATCTCGCCGCCGAAGCGGCGCAGGCGCAACAGACCAACACCGCCACGCGCGGCAAGCTCGACGGCATGGACGCGACGCTCGCCTCGACCGGCGACAAGCTCGCGCAGATGTCCGCGCAGAACGCCGACGCGCAGGCCCAGGCGCAGGCGCTCGCGTCCGCGCCCCAGCAGCAGACGCAGGCTGCCGGCGCGATCGACGAGCGCGGCGCATCGATCATGTCGACTTCGGACGACATGGAGCAGCGCCTGCACGCGGTCCAGCAGAATTACGCCGCCGCGATGGCCGCGGTGCCCGCGGAGGAAGAGCCGCCGCCGATGCCGGCGGAGGACGAAGCGCCCGCGCCGGAGCAAGCCGCGCCGACCGTCGTGCAACGCACGCCCGAAGCGGCGAACGACGACTCGATCGACGGCGTCGTGCAGCTTGCGCCGGACAGCGGCGTGCAGCCGCCCGAGAACCCGCGGCCGCAGCCCGAGCCGCCGGCGGAAGAGCCGGATGCCGGCGGCGCCGACGCCGGTGCGGCCGAAGAGGAGCCGCCTGCCGAAGAGCCGCCGCCCGAGGAACCCGCCGTCGAGGAAGCGCCGCCCGAAGTCGAAGCCGAAGCCGCACCGCCCGAAGAGCCCGAAGCGTTCGGCCCGCCCACCGCCGAAGAAGCCGCCGCCGCGGCCGAAGGCGAGGGAGGCGGCGAAGGCGAAGGCGAGGAAGCGCTGCCCGCCGAAGAAGCACCGCAGGAAGAAGCGGGGCCGGCGCCGGGCGAGCGCAAGAAGATCGATCTCGCGGGCGACGTCGCGAAAGCGCTGCCGTCGTGGCTCACCGGCGTCGAGACGCCGAACGAGAAACAGCGCGCCGAAGCGGTCGAAGCCGCGAACGCGAAGCGCGCGGCGGAGATCGAGGAGATCGAGAAGTCGAAGGCCGGCGGCTTCGACGCGCTGTCGGCGACCGACAAGATGGGCATCGCGCTGCGACTCACCGGCCGCAATCTCTTCGGCTCGGTCGGCAACATCAAGTGGCCGGGCATCGGCCATCTCGCGATCGGCATCATCGATCCGCGCGGTCCGCTCATGGGTGTGGTCAGCGGCCTGGGCATGATGGTGTCGGGCGCGGCGAACCTCTTCTCTGCCGAGCAATGGTCGAAAGATCCGCTCGGCAACCTGCTCAAGTCCGCGGCCGATATCGCCACCGGGCTCACGATCATCCTCGGCTCCATCACCGCGCTGGCCGGCGTGATCATCGCGATCATGACCGCGATCACCATCCTGTCGCTCGGCACCGCGGCGCCGATCACCGGTCCGGTCATCGCGTTCTGCACCACGGTGCTGACGACCGTCGGCGGCTGGACGATCGCGGTCGGCAAGGTCGCGCTCGTGCTGCAGGCGCTCGTCTTCATCAAGAACCTCATCGATGCCGCGTGCGCGAGCACCGCCGCGGAGCTGCAGGGCCAGGCGGACAAGATGACCGAGAACGCGGGCGACGCCGCCAACGTGCTCATGCAGATGGGCATGGCCAAAGCGAGCCAGATGGGCGCCAAGGCGGCGACCGCGGAGATCCAGGCCGCGGGCGGCGGTGTGAAGTACGCGGCGCAGATGGGCGCGAAGGCGGGCGTGGGATTGCGCAGCGGAGTCGGCGCGGTCGGTCGCGGCGCGAAAGCCGTCGGCAAGACGATCATGGGCGGACCGAAAGCGATCGCGGGCGCGGTCGGGCGCGGCGTCGCCGCGGGTGGCAAGGCGGTCGGCAAAGGCATCGTCGCCGGCGCGAAGGCGACCGGCAAAGGCATCGTCGCCGGCGCCAAGGCGGTGGGCAAAGGCCTTGCCGCCGGCGGCAAGGCGGTCGCGAGCGGCGCGAAAGCGGTCGTCGCCGGCGCGAAAGCGCTGCCGGGCAAGATCGTGTCGGGCGCCAAGGCCGTCGCGGGCGGTGTGAAAGCGCTGCCCGGGAAAGTGGTCTCGGGCGCCAAGGCGCTCGCGAGCGGCGCGAAAGCGCTGCCGGGCAAGATCGCCTCCGGCGTGAAAGCCATTCCCGGCAAGCTCGGCAAGGCGAAAGACGCGCTGAAAGCGCGCGCCGCCGAGTCCAGGAAGTTCCTCGTCGGCGAAGGCGTCGAAGGCTTCAAAGGCGCGCGCGCAGCGGCCAAGGAAGCGCGCAAGGAGATCTGGGACAAGGCGCGGGCGCCGGGCGGACCGCTGGCGGGTACGACCAAAGCCGTCGGCGAAGCCGCGGAAGGCGCGGAAGCGAAAGCGGTCGGTGTCGCCGACGATACGCAAGCCGCCGCGGCGGCCGACGATGCGAAAGCTGCGGGCGCAGCCGACGAAGCGAAGGCGGGCAAGACGGCCGCTGCCGACGACGCGGCGAAGGCCGAGAACGGCAAAGTGCCCAACGAAGAGCTCACGCCGCAGCAGGCGGGCAAGGAAGTCGACGACCTCGCGAACCATCCCGAGCAGTTCGAAGGCACGCCGCCGAACCGCCAGCGCAAGATGGGCGACCACGAATGGCGCGAGCAGCCCGACGGCAGCTTCTGCCGCTTCTCGCCGACGCGCTACTGCGTCGACTCGCCGAAGCTGCGCAACGAGTACATCGGCGAGACGCGCAAAACGGTCGACGAAGCGCGCGAAGCGGTGCAGGCCGCGGAAAAGCGCGCGCAGGAAGCGAAGCAGGCTGCCGCCGACGCCGCGGAGGCGCGCAAGCTCGAGGATCCGGCGGACATCAAGTTCATGCGCGATTCGGCGCGCGAAGCCGACAAGAAAGCCGCACAGGCAGGCAAGGAGTTCGAGCGCGAAACCAAGGCCGCGAAGAAGCTCGAAAAGCAGGGCAAGACGGCGGAGGCGAAAGCCGCGCGCGAGCGCGCGGACGCGGCGGGCAAGCAGCGCGAGCAGTTCGAGAACGAAGCCCAGGGTTGGCGCAACGAAAGCCGCAAGCCGCAGCGCGCGAAGGCGGAGTGGAAGAAAGCGAAAGCGCAGGAAGCGCGAGCCGCGAAGGACCTCGAGGAGCTCGAAGCGTCGCTCAAGCGCCAGGAAAGTTACGCGAAAGAGCTCGACGACATCGCCAAGCGCGAGCAGGAGATCATCCACGGCCCGAAAGCCAAGGTGCGGCACCAGGAGCCGCCGATGGCGAGCGCGGAAGGCAAGGAGCTCATGGATCTCCGCGCGAAAGCGGAGAAGCTCAAGAGACAGCTCTCCGACGAGATCGAGTCGGCGAAAGGCTTCCAGCCCGGCGCGCGGGAAGCGCTGCGCGGCGGCACGCCGTTCAAGGGCGCGGGCGGCACCGAGCGCAGGATTGCGTTCCAGAAAGCGGTGCGCGAGCGCTACGCCGCCGAAGGCAGGAACCCCGCCGCCGGCCACGGCATCGATTACGTCACCGGCGAGGAGCTGCCTTATGATCTGCTCTCGCCGGATCACATCACGCCGGTCGCGGAGATCATGGACATGCCCGGCTTCGGCCGATTGCCGCGCGCGGATCAGCTCGAGATACTCGACATGCCGGAGAACATGGCGTGGCTCAGGCGCTCGCTCAACTCGTCGAAGCAGGACGCGAGGCTCGCGGAATGGGCGAAGAGCAGGCCCGACCTGCGCGGGACCGTCGACGTTTCGAAGCTGCGGCAGATCGAAGCCGACGCGCGCGCCGCGGTCAAAGCCGAGATCGCGGCGCGCCTCAAGAGATTGCAGGGGCCATGA
- a CDS encoding ATP-binding protein: protein MDVNPHVELALPLHAIALATCAPAGDDASSPEAEWLCAQREALQAIAPDLATHVQRWRASPPPHDARLCAFADAWQLSIAEIIAVSLACAAETDSMVGRVLAWLQAPIGGARPTAGLVALLASHLGDAAALATLAGGRAHASGLLHIAGDARTLPEASVTVPLPIVFALGESAHEIAPPGITIGLADAPPLPASIKDAAQRRAAALAADGALVVRSGHPREARAVAAAIAAALQARAAFFESDPPPGFAPWLALSQCVPVYCAELAPGERRQLPELPGWRGRWLVASGPDGGFERAREALSSWRVPVPAATERIALWHASTGVADLAQTLGTWHRHPAGRIAELARAGEFQRRLSGAGTLTTNDIAIAARSGASGDLGTLAELMPEAIADDALVLPATTRRELEALARRCVTRDALADALGPATRARYRTGVRALLVGPSGTGKTLAAGWLATRLGLPLYRVDLASITSKYIGETEKNLAQLFARAEHAEVLLLFDEADSLFGKRTDVKEANDRFANAQTNYLLSRIETYEGLAILTSNSRARFDSAFTRRLDAIIEFAAPGPSERRALWLAHLGQAHALTPGELNRLAATCELAGGHVRNIVLAAAVAPRAEGRPIGADDLAVAAVAEYRKLGKPAPAALQPGTGS, encoded by the coding sequence ATGGACGTGAACCCGCACGTCGAGCTCGCTCTGCCGCTGCACGCGATCGCGCTCGCGACCTGCGCGCCGGCCGGCGACGACGCGAGCTCGCCCGAAGCCGAATGGCTGTGCGCGCAGCGCGAAGCCTTGCAGGCGATCGCGCCCGACCTCGCGACGCACGTGCAGCGCTGGCGCGCGTCGCCGCCGCCGCACGACGCGCGGCTGTGCGCGTTCGCCGATGCGTGGCAGCTGTCGATCGCGGAGATCATCGCGGTGTCGCTGGCGTGCGCTGCCGAGACCGATTCGATGGTGGGACGCGTGCTCGCATGGCTGCAGGCGCCGATCGGCGGCGCGCGGCCGACCGCGGGGCTGGTGGCGCTGCTCGCTTCGCACCTCGGCGACGCCGCGGCGCTGGCGACACTCGCCGGCGGCCGCGCGCACGCCAGCGGTCTGCTGCACATCGCAGGCGACGCGCGCACCCTGCCCGAAGCGAGCGTGACCGTGCCGCTGCCGATCGTGTTCGCGCTCGGCGAGAGCGCGCACGAGATCGCGCCGCCCGGCATCACGATCGGCCTTGCCGACGCGCCGCCCCTGCCCGCGAGCATCAAAGACGCCGCGCAGCGCCGCGCCGCTGCGCTCGCGGCCGACGGCGCGCTGGTCGTGCGCAGCGGCCATCCGCGCGAAGCGCGCGCGGTCGCCGCCGCGATCGCTGCGGCGCTTCAGGCGCGCGCGGCGTTCTTCGAAAGCGACCCGCCGCCCGGCTTCGCGCCGTGGCTCGCGCTGTCGCAGTGCGTCCCGGTGTATTGCGCGGAGCTCGCGCCGGGCGAACGGCGGCAGCTCCCGGAGCTTCCGGGTTGGCGCGGGCGATGGCTGGTGGCCTCCGGCCCCGACGGCGGTTTCGAGCGCGCGCGCGAAGCGCTGTCGTCGTGGCGCGTGCCGGTGCCCGCGGCGACCGAGCGCATCGCGCTGTGGCACGCTTCGACCGGCGTCGCCGACCTCGCGCAGACGCTCGGCACGTGGCATCGCCATCCCGCCGGGCGCATCGCGGAGCTCGCGCGCGCCGGCGAGTTCCAGCGGCGGCTCTCGGGTGCCGGGACCCTCACCACGAACGACATCGCGATCGCCGCGCGCAGCGGCGCGAGCGGCGATCTCGGCACGCTCGCCGAGCTCATGCCCGAAGCGATCGCCGACGACGCGCTCGTTCTCCCTGCGACGACCCGGCGCGAGCTCGAAGCGCTGGCGCGGCGCTGCGTGACGCGCGACGCGCTCGCCGACGCGCTCGGCCCCGCGACGCGCGCGCGCTATCGCACCGGCGTGCGGGCGCTGCTGGTCGGTCCGTCGGGCACCGGCAAGACGCTCGCCGCGGGATGGCTCGCGACGCGGCTCGGGCTGCCGCTCTATCGCGTCGACCTCGCGAGCATCACCAGCAAGTACATCGGCGAGACCGAGAAGAATCTCGCGCAGCTCTTCGCGCGCGCCGAGCACGCCGAAGTGCTGCTGCTCTTCGACGAAGCCGATTCGCTGTTCGGCAAGCGCACCGACGTGAAGGAAGCGAACGACCGCTTCGCCAACGCGCAGACCAACTATCTGCTCTCGCGCATCGAGACCTACGAAGGCCTCGCCATCCTCACGAGCAACAGCCGCGCGCGCTTCGATTCGGCATTCACGCGCAGGCTCGACGCGATCATCGAGTTCGCCGCGCCCGGCCCGTCCGAGCGGCGCGCGCTGTGGCTCGCGCACCTGGGGCAAGCGCACGCGCTCACCCCCGGCGAGCTCAACCGGCTCGCGGCGACGTGCGAGCTCGCCGGCGGCCACGTGCGCAACATCGTGCTCGCGGCGGCCGTGGCGCCGCGTGCCGAAGGCCGGCCGATCGGCGCCGACGATCTCGCGGTCGCCGCGGTCGCCGAATACCGCAAGCTCGGCAAGCCCGCACCCGCCGCCCTGCAACCGGGGACAGGCTCGTGA